The following are encoded in a window of Flavobacteriales bacterium genomic DNA:
- a CDS encoding glycosyltransferase family 2 protein, producing the protein MKIGIVTVTFNSSSVLDDFFTSIEQQDYSDFNIYIVDNNSVDDTLSKVGSWSFKSKVLLKNTNNLGVAAGNNQGIKLALKDGCDFVLLLNNDTVFEDKLLSKLVETYNSYGSSIVVPKMNYFSPSNMIWYAGGFYNRKKAFLNFHRGQGEIDNNQYNVDDKIEYAPTCCALIHQSVFEDIGLMDEKYFVYFDDTDFFFRVLQDGKHEARYRHDVHFLHKIGSLTKSRNKEKPKKYGEFFIKQNSKNHVYFLRKQKTLIAHVNLIYLWFYLTIRFFISPRFEKKWSIFYLIQTSYFQGFKM; encoded by the coding sequence ATGAAAATAGGTATTGTAACAGTCACTTTTAATAGTTCTTCTGTATTAGACGATTTTTTCACTTCTATTGAGCAACAAGATTATTCAGATTTCAATATTTACATTGTCGATAACAATTCTGTTGACGATACACTTTCAAAAGTAGGTAGTTGGAGTTTTAAATCTAAAGTACTTTTAAAGAACACCAATAACTTAGGTGTTGCAGCAGGAAATAATCAAGGTATCAAGTTGGCACTTAAAGACGGTTGCGATTTTGTGTTGTTATTAAACAACGATACAGTTTTTGAAGATAAGTTATTGTCAAAACTAGTCGAGACCTACAACAGTTACGGCTCATCAATAGTAGTCCCCAAGATGAATTATTTTTCTCCATCTAATATGATTTGGTATGCTGGAGGCTTTTATAACCGAAAAAAAGCATTTTTAAATTTTCATCGTGGGCAGGGAGAGATTGATAACAACCAATACAATGTTGACGATAAGATAGAATATGCCCCAACATGTTGTGCCTTAATACATCAATCTGTTTTTGAAGATATTGGTTTGATGGATGAGAAGTACTTTGTATATTTTGATGATACCGACTTTTTCTTTCGAGTTTTACAAGATGGAAAACACGAAGCTAGGTATAGGCACGACGTTCATTTTTTGCACAAAATAGGTAGTCTTACGAAATCTAGAAATAAAGAGAAACCAAAAAAATATGGAGAGTTCTTTATAAAGCAGAATAGCAAAAACCACGTCTATTTTTTAAGAAAACAAAAAACATTAATTGCGCACGTCAATTTAATTTATTTGTGGTTTTATTTGACCATTCGTTTTTTCATAAGTCCTAGGTTTGAAAAAAAATGGAGTATCTTTTACCTCATACAAACGTCCTATTTTCAAGGATTTAAAATGTAA
- a CDS encoding sulfotransferase domain-containing protein: MKVNTFIVGAPKAGTTSLHHYLNQHTDVSMSSVKEPNFFSSKEVESLFYNSKCIDDSKDYHQLFSKEKRRIRGEASVSYLYYENVPKRIHDYNPEAKIIIMLREPIERAFSHYLMDCRLGFCSEKLEDIIANPQIYPQYFQQYLELGNYYSQLKRYQDIFGKEQLLVIFYEDFKTDTKKVMKSVFSFLQIEQQEIDFSIKNPFLSPSNTLISKLYKFNIIRKGVKTFMPERFLTLIRSKYFSAKSKPMLSKATEQELKAYYKSDVFQLEKLLNIDLARWNIK, encoded by the coding sequence ATGAAAGTAAATACATTCATTGTAGGCGCACCAAAAGCAGGAACTACCTCCTTGCATCATTATCTCAATCAGCATACTGATGTGAGCATGAGCAGTGTCAAAGAGCCTAACTTTTTTTCCTCAAAAGAAGTAGAGTCTTTGTTCTATAATTCCAAATGTATTGACGATAGTAAGGACTATCACCAATTATTTTCCAAAGAAAAAAGACGAATTAGAGGAGAAGCTAGTGTGTCTTATTTGTATTATGAAAATGTGCCTAAGCGTATTCATGATTACAACCCTGAAGCCAAAATTATCATTATGCTGAGAGAGCCTATTGAACGTGCATTCTCTCATTATTTGATGGATTGTCGATTGGGTTTTTGCTCAGAAAAATTAGAAGATATCATAGCTAATCCACAAATCTATCCTCAATATTTTCAACAATACTTAGAGTTAGGCAATTATTATTCGCAATTGAAAAGGTATCAAGATATCTTTGGAAAAGAACAGCTTTTGGTTATTTTTTACGAAGATTTCAAGACTGACACTAAAAAAGTGATGAAAAGTGTTTTTAGTTTTTTACAAATAGAACAACAGGAGATAGATTTTAGCATTAAAAATCCTTTTTTATCTCCTTCTAACACATTGATTTCTAAGTTGTATAAATTCAACATTATAAGAAAAGGGGTAAAGACATTTATGCCTGAACGTTTTTTGACATTAATTAGGTCTAAGTATTTTTCAGCTAAGTCCAAGCCGATGCTTTCAAAGGCTACAGAGCAAGAGTTGAAAGCATATTACAAGTCCGATGTTTTTCAGCTTGAAAAACTCTTAAATATAGATTTAGCTAGATGGAACATAAAATAG
- a CDS encoding glycosyltransferase family 4 protein produces the protein MEHKIAIIDPVGIKSGMNHYDTFLCTSLDKLGVNTYIYSNFDVQSETIVSKPVFGTFFKNKLSQTYNFIMGMFKSCRDCRRNKINMVIIHVFSTHNMAILTYAISKLFGLKTITISHDVFSFTDQDNKWYHHLIYNRWSDRIVVHNSFSLDYLLPQIESKMHSKVSVLKHGAFVGLSDNSISRKLARKTLNFEQQRQYILFFGRLKPNKRLDLMLRAMPNIDSSIHLVIAGHSGKDDFNYYQSIIDELDLSSRLVLDINYISEEKRELYFKAADCLALPYELIFQSGVLLMSMSYGLPVVASQIPSFEEVIEDGKNGLLFEKGNADDLANKLNALMNNRDLLNEIPHNAISNMKENYCWDSIAEGYVELIKTL, from the coding sequence ATGGAACATAAAATAGCTATTATTGACCCGGTAGGAATAAAAAGCGGAATGAATCATTACGATACATTTCTGTGCACTTCATTAGATAAATTAGGTGTTAATACCTACATCTACTCCAATTTTGATGTGCAATCCGAAACTATCGTTTCTAAGCCAGTTTTCGGAACTTTTTTTAAAAATAAACTTTCCCAAACGTATAATTTTATCATGGGAATGTTTAAGTCTTGTAGAGATTGTAGAAGGAACAAAATCAATATGGTAATAATTCACGTTTTTTCTACACACAATATGGCAATATTGACTTATGCTATCAGCAAATTGTTTGGGCTAAAAACGATAACCATTTCTCATGATGTTTTTTCATTTACAGATCAAGATAACAAGTGGTATCATCACTTAATTTACAACCGTTGGTCAGATAGAATTGTCGTTCACAATAGTTTTTCTTTAGATTATCTTCTGCCGCAGATTGAATCCAAGATGCATTCCAAAGTAAGCGTTTTAAAACACGGCGCTTTTGTTGGCTTATCAGATAATTCAATAAGTAGAAAGTTGGCTAGAAAAACATTGAATTTTGAACAGCAAAGGCAATACATTTTGTTTTTTGGTCGCTTAAAGCCTAACAAACGTTTAGATCTAATGCTTAGAGCGATGCCTAATATTGATTCCTCAATACACCTTGTTATTGCTGGTCATTCAGGAAAAGATGACTTTAACTACTACCAATCCATCATCGATGAATTGGATTTGTCAAGTAGATTAGTTTTAGATATTAACTACATCAGCGAAGAAAAAAGAGAATTATATTTTAAGGCGGCCGATTGTTTAGCCTTGCCCTATGAACTCATTTTTCAAAGTGGTGTTTTATTGATGTCAATGTCTTACGGTTTGCCAGTGGTAGCTTCTCAAATACCTTCTTTTGAAGAAGTTATTGAAGATGGAAAAAACGGTTTGCTTTTTGAAAAAGGAAATGCAGACGATTTGGCTAACAAGTTGAATGCTTTGATGAATAATAGGGATTTATTGAATGAAATACCGCATAATGCAATTAGTAATATGAAAGAAAACTATTGTTGGGATTCTATTGCTGAGGGCTATGTTGAGCTAATAAAAACTCTCTAA
- a CDS encoding gliding motility protein RemB, whose product MKKYFLSFILVQFSLIVIGQTNAPLSHSYYSYLEKDMHDIGVSKHTSFKPFLYSTDDTTFYNSFKPIVSKKSFIHNFLNSNLLSIEHADYSFVLNPLFHFEIAEDNDRRYVNTRGIEVKGRVGEKLSFYSSFYENQMVLPDYLENYVKGNNYILPGQGIIKYYPFINEGLMDFYYANGYINYDINRFFDVQLGHGKHFIGDGYRSMMLSDNSFNYPYLKITTDVWKFKYVNLFSYFQDINFDIDAPDISKSKFSAIHYLSANIGERLNIGIFESIMLGEDSLGNVFDINYMNPIVFYRPVEYSIGYSRQGNALLGLSLKYKLTSTSHLYGQVVLDEFAISDFRAQNGAWRNKYGGQLGMKYFDAFGFENLSLQSELNFARPFTYSHFNPIQNYAHYAQPLAHPLGTSFLENVSIIRYRKDRWTADLKLIHAKHGGEIAGDTTNYGSDIFMPYDENYKELGNDIAQGNTSNLQIIDFRIGYIVNPKTNMKIELGLTNRSLSDRTTTTDNQYLFFSFKTDLQNFYYDF is encoded by the coding sequence ATGAAGAAATACTTTTTAAGTTTTATATTGGTTCAGTTCTCACTAATAGTGATAGGGCAAACCAATGCACCTTTAAGTCATTCTTATTATTCGTATTTAGAAAAGGATATGCATGACATAGGCGTTTCAAAACACACCTCATTTAAGCCTTTTTTATATTCTACGGATGACACCACATTTTACAATTCTTTTAAGCCAATTGTTTCAAAAAAGTCATTCATTCATAATTTTCTTAACTCCAATTTACTAAGTATTGAACATGCAGATTATAGTTTTGTACTTAACCCTCTTTTTCATTTTGAGATAGCTGAAGATAATGACAGAAGATATGTCAATACAAGAGGGATTGAGGTGAAAGGTAGGGTTGGTGAAAAGTTATCTTTTTATTCATCTTTCTATGAAAATCAAATGGTACTTCCAGATTATTTAGAGAATTATGTAAAAGGTAATAATTATATTCTGCCTGGCCAGGGCATTATAAAGTATTATCCCTTTATAAATGAGGGTTTAATGGATTTTTATTACGCTAATGGCTACATCAATTATGATATTAATCGCTTTTTTGATGTACAGTTAGGGCATGGCAAACATTTTATTGGCGATGGGTATCGTTCTATGATGCTTTCCGATAATTCATTTAATTATCCTTATTTGAAAATAACTACGGATGTATGGAAATTTAAGTACGTCAATCTATTTTCTTATTTTCAAGATATCAATTTCGACATAGACGCGCCAGATATAAGCAAGTCAAAATTTAGTGCTATTCACTACTTGAGTGCTAATATAGGTGAACGTTTGAATATTGGCATTTTCGAGTCCATAATGTTGGGTGAAGATAGTTTAGGCAATGTCTTTGACATCAACTACATGAACCCCATTGTTTTTTACAGACCTGTAGAGTACTCTATTGGCTATTCAAGACAAGGTAACGCATTGCTAGGTTTGTCATTAAAGTACAAGTTGACATCTACTTCTCATTTGTATGGTCAAGTAGTTCTTGATGAGTTTGCAATAAGTGATTTTAGAGCTCAAAATGGGGCATGGCGCAATAAGTATGGAGGGCAACTAGGCATGAAATATTTCGATGCCTTTGGTTTTGAAAATTTATCTCTTCAATCAGAACTTAACTTTGCTCGACCATTCACGTATTCTCATTTCAATCCCATACAAAATTATGCTCATTACGCACAGCCTTTAGCTCACCCTTTAGGAACAAGTTTTTTAGAAAATGTAAGTATAATTCGTTACAGAAAAGATAGATGGACGGCGGATTTGAAATTGATACACGCTAAACATGGCGGAGAAATTGCTGGAGATACTACAAATTATGGTAGTGATATTTTTATGCCTTATGACGAGAATTATAAAGAGCTTGGCAATGATATTGCTCAAGGAAACACCTCTAATTTACAAATCATAGATTTTAGAATTGGCTACATTGTCAATCCAAAAACTAATATGAAGATAGAATTAGGTCTTACAAATAGGTCGTTAAGTGATAGAACTACCACCACTGACAATCAGTATTTGTTCTTTTCCTTCAAAACCGATTTACAGAATTTTTATTACGATTTTTAG
- the cyoE gene encoding protoheme IX farnesyltransferase, translating to MIFISKHSKSNTYKLSINDVLQLSKIRLTTSVVFSAIAGYFIAGGIFQSFDLIALILGGFLVVASSNGFNQVIEKDLDKLMKRTEDRPLPKQRMTTNQALILSLAMGLVGVFFLFSINFYSGFFGSLSVLLYVLAYTPLKRISSFSVFVGAFPGAIPFMLGWVAVTNDFAIEAGILFAIQFIWQFPHFWAIAWVSDEDYTKAGFKMLPGEKGKATAFKTLIYTLFLIPLSILPIFGFSGELELSLLACLLAVILGLWFFTKSVMLFKTLSDEDAKKLMFASFIYLPLLQLIYVIDKLL from the coding sequence ATGATTTTTATCTCAAAACATTCTAAATCAAACACTTACAAATTGTCTATAAACGACGTTTTACAACTTTCAAAAATAAGATTGACTACGAGTGTGGTATTTTCTGCCATTGCGGGTTATTTTATTGCTGGAGGAATATTTCAGTCCTTTGATTTGATAGCACTTATTTTGGGTGGTTTTTTGGTCGTGGCATCATCGAATGGTTTCAATCAAGTTATAGAAAAAGACTTGGATAAGCTGATGAAACGAACTGAAGACAGGCCCTTGCCAAAACAAAGAATGACCACCAATCAAGCACTAATTTTGTCATTAGCGATGGGACTTGTAGGCGTGTTTTTCTTATTTTCAATTAATTTTTACTCTGGATTTTTTGGTTCGCTTTCAGTCCTCTTGTATGTGTTAGCTTATACCCCTTTAAAACGGATTTCATCTTTTTCAGTTTTTGTAGGAGCTTTTCCTGGTGCTATTCCTTTTATGTTAGGTTGGGTAGCAGTCACCAACGATTTTGCTATTGAAGCAGGCATCCTATTTGCTATACAATTTATCTGGCAGTTTCCTCATTTTTGGGCTATTGCTTGGGTTTCAGACGAAGACTATACCAAAGCAGGTTTCAAAATGCTTCCCGGTGAGAAAGGAAAAGCTACCGCTTTCAAAACATTGATTTACACCTTATTCTTAATTCCTCTATCCATATTACCCATTTTTGGATTTTCTGGAGAATTAGAACTTTCATTATTAGCCTGCTTATTGGCAGTGATTTTAGGCTTATGGTTTTTTACAAAGTCCGTAATGTTATTCAAAACACTCTCCGATGAAGATGCTAAGAAGCTCATGTTTGCTTCCTTCATATACCTTCCTTTATTACAATTGATTTACGTTATCGATAAACTATTATGA
- a CDS encoding cytochrome c oxidase subunit 3 yields the protein MTTFEEQKKKSAKPLLWISMISMSMVFAGLTSALVVRKAEGNWLVFDYPIWFYISTALIILSSFTMNWAKNNVKKDNLDLANKGFLWTLILGLGFALSQYLTWGALYNEGVYFTGPGSNASGSFLYVLTLLHLLHLAGGIIALLITTYKAKTGAYSSQNSLGVELCAIFWHFLDFLWLYLFLFLLYIH from the coding sequence ATGACAACATTTGAAGAACAAAAAAAGAAGTCAGCCAAGCCACTATTATGGATTTCTATGATAAGTATGTCCATGGTTTTTGCTGGTTTAACAAGTGCCTTAGTGGTCAGAAAAGCTGAAGGAAATTGGTTAGTTTTTGATTATCCGATTTGGTTTTATATCAGCACAGCTCTTATCATACTTTCAAGCTTTACGATGAATTGGGCGAAAAATAACGTCAAGAAAGATAATCTTGATTTGGCTAACAAAGGCTTTCTATGGACTTTAATATTAGGTTTAGGCTTTGCCCTTTCGCAGTACCTTACTTGGGGTGCTTTGTATAATGAAGGCGTTTATTTTACAGGACCTGGCAGTAATGCTTCGGGCTCTTTTCTTTATGTCCTAACTTTATTGCACTTATTGCACTTGGCAGGTGGGATAATTGCCTTGTTAATTACGACTTACAAAGCTAAAACTGGAGCTTACTCTAGTCAAAATTCTTTAGGGGTAGAGCTGTGTGCTATCTTTTGGCACTTTTTAGATTTTTTATGGCTTTATTTATTCCTATTTTTACTATATATTCACTAA
- a CDS encoding cytochrome c oxidase subunit 3, translating to MADITTNENKAWTGGDIPFKASYGKLMMWFFLVSDALTFSGFLCAYGFMRFKYAHVWPVADEVFTHFPFLKGEYPMLFVALMTFILIMSSVTMVLAVNEGHKNNKSKVILWLGLTIVGGFIFLGSQAWEWGHFIHGDKGGIELANHDIVHVVDADAHFYSIYDLVGVDSYADDVNITIDDVKGALMADSQYGIRLADKSVVSGEAAMAYLNNAEVVLGANLVRNEYGHQLFANFFYFITGFHGFHVFSGVVILIVIFINVIKGTYERRGHYEMVEKVGLYWHFVDLVWVFVFTFFYLV from the coding sequence ATGGCAGACATTACAACAAATGAAAACAAAGCTTGGACAGGAGGAGATATTCCTTTCAAAGCAAGTTATGGCAAACTGATGATGTGGTTCTTCTTAGTCTCAGATGCACTTACTTTCTCCGGATTCTTATGTGCTTACGGATTTATGCGTTTCAAATACGCTCACGTATGGCCTGTAGCTGATGAAGTCTTTACTCATTTTCCATTTTTAAAAGGAGAATATCCTATGTTGTTTGTTGCATTAATGACATTCATTCTAATTATGAGTTCTGTAACAATGGTACTTGCGGTTAATGAAGGTCATAAAAACAACAAGAGCAAAGTGATTTTATGGCTTGGATTAACCATTGTTGGAGGTTTTATCTTCCTAGGTTCTCAAGCGTGGGAGTGGGGACACTTCATTCATGGAGACAAAGGAGGTATAGAATTAGCAAACCACGATATAGTACATGTTGTTGATGCCGATGCTCATTTTTATTCTATTTATGACTTGGTTGGCGTAGATTCATATGCCGATGATGTTAATATTACTATCGATGATGTCAAAGGAGCATTGATGGCAGATAGTCAATACGGCATACGATTAGCTGATAAGTCTGTCGTTAGTGGAGAAGCAGCAATGGCTTATTTGAATAATGCCGAAGTAGTACTAGGTGCTAACCTTGTAAGAAATGAGTACGGACACCAATTATTCGCTAATTTCTTCTACTTCATTACAGGTTTTCACGGTTTTCACGTATTCAGTGGTGTAGTGATACTCATTGTAATTTTTATTAATGTAATTAAAGGTACATACGAGAGGAGAGGACACTATGAAATGGTTGAGAAAGTAGGTCTATATTGGCACTTTGTCGATTTGGTATGGGTATTCGTATTTACCTTCTTCTATTTAGTATAA
- a CDS encoding cytochrome C oxidase subunit IV family protein, whose translation MSEQTGTWWIWRVFWILLIVTAVEVILGIIKPAVLIDNSFLGTTLLNLIFIILTIIKAAYIVMEFMHLGHEVKGLKLSILLPAVVLIPYLIFILLTEGHYIFGTL comes from the coding sequence ATGTCAGAGCAAACAGGAACTTGGTGGATTTGGAGAGTATTTTGGATTCTATTAATTGTTACAGCAGTTGAGGTAATTTTAGGTATCATTAAACCTGCAGTACTTATTGATAATTCATTTCTAGGAACAACATTGTTGAATCTTATTTTTATTATTCTTACCATCATAAAGGCAGCTTACATTGTAATGGAGTTTATGCACTTAGGACATGAAGTAAAAGGTTTAAAACTTTCTATTCTTTTACCAGCAGTAGTGTTGATTCCTTATCTTATATTTATTCTTTTAACAGAGGGTCATTATATTTTTGGAACACTATAG
- a CDS encoding SCO family protein, whose protein sequence is MKKYTGLLAILILILPTAIYVFLTYGKHNFTHLPYVGPQTDSTYHSIPDFAFVNQFNDTISQSDYEGNIYLANFVFTTCPTICPVMTYNMRRVQQKMAQYPNFMILSHTVFPEYDTPEVLLEYANKMEADLSNWNFVTGNREDIYSIANSYFVNVMEDSTAQGGFLHSEYFVLVDKEGRIRARDDDNGNNIGVYDGTDDYEVGLLIDDIKVLMAEYNLAKKDKNESKR, encoded by the coding sequence ATGAAGAAGTATACAGGTTTATTAGCAATTTTAATTCTGATTTTACCTACTGCCATTTATGTTTTTTTGACCTATGGCAAACATAACTTCACGCATTTGCCTTACGTAGGTCCACAGACCGACTCTACTTATCACAGTATTCCAGACTTTGCCTTTGTCAATCAGTTTAACGACACCATCAGTCAGTCCGATTACGAAGGTAATATTTACTTAGCGAATTTTGTTTTTACAACTTGCCCAACCATATGTCCTGTAATGACATACAATATGCGTAGAGTACAGCAAAAGATGGCGCAATACCCTAATTTTATGATACTGTCACATACTGTATTTCCAGAATACGATACGCCCGAGGTACTCTTAGAATATGCCAACAAGATGGAAGCCGATTTGTCCAATTGGAATTTTGTTACAGGAAATAGAGAAGACATTTATTCCATTGCCAATTCTTATTTTGTTAATGTGATGGAAGACAGCACAGCCCAAGGTGGTTTTCTGCATTCTGAATACTTTGTATTAGTAGATAAAGAAGGGCGTATTCGAGCTAGAGACGACGATAATGGTAACAATATTGGTGTTTACGATGGCACTGACGATTACGAAGTCGGACTTTTGATAGATGACATTAAGGTTTTGATGGCAGAATATAATTTAGCAAAGAAAGATAAGAATGAATCAAAACGATAA
- a CDS encoding DUF420 domain-containing protein: MNQNDKFYIPLIVALSVIIPLAVAGLMFLPDDLRLSFGGADLRSLPFFHAVLNGSTAVLLLVGFVWIKNKKIALHRIAMMSAFILSAVFLVSYVISKLSNAPTPYGGEGWLRPTYFFILVSHIILSIPVLPLALLAIYRGVTGEFQKHVKIVKWTFPIWMYVAITGVLVYIFMMPYYA; this comes from the coding sequence ATGAATCAAAACGATAAATTCTATATCCCATTGATAGTAGCCTTATCGGTTATTATTCCTTTGGCAGTAGCAGGATTAATGTTCTTGCCTGACGATTTACGTCTTTCTTTCGGCGGTGCTGATTTACGTTCCTTACCATTTTTTCATGCTGTACTCAATGGCTCAACTGCTGTTTTATTGTTGGTAGGTTTTGTTTGGATTAAGAATAAAAAGATTGCCTTACACCGTATTGCTATGATGAGTGCATTTATCTTATCGGCAGTATTTTTGGTGTCTTATGTGATTTCAAAGTTGTCCAATGCACCAACGCCTTATGGTGGTGAAGGCTGGTTAAGACCGACTTATTTCTTTATACTTGTTTCGCACATTATACTTTCCATTCCTGTGCTTCCTTTGGCATTATTGGCTATTTATAGAGGTGTTACTGGCGAATTCCAAAAGCATGTAAAAATCGTAAAATGGACATTTCCTATTTGGATGTATGTGGCTATTACTGGAGTACTTGTCTATATTTTTATGATGCCATATTATGCTTAA
- a CDS encoding TolC family protein, with protein MKRILILICFVFGTVSIYAQKQWTLEDCLRYAQDNNITIKKAFLNTEISKQNHFQSKMALLPNLNGSLSDNTNFGRNIDPVTNQITIDRVRNNNFSLSSSVTLFNGFQSINNIRKNNFDYLSSKYDAEKIANDISVNIVTAYLQLLYNSDLVEVSQQKVDVSELQVERISKMVEVGSLPQGDLLNTESQKAQEELQLINAQNQRDIAKLNLMQLLDLSVSESFDIVQLEVEVDENYSTVDNQAVYNLALENLPDVKSAESKLKSSERSLAISQGARSPRLSLSASLGTLYSDANRRLVYDSLGAIPTYQDYPFEDQFNDNVSQAISLSLSIPIFNNWQANASISRAKIGVLQAQYSLQEAKNNLRKTIEQAQNDARSAQKKYIASKKAVAYQEESFQYTQNKYDLQLVNSYDYNNAKNTLFKAETDLLQSKYDYLFKTKMLDFYMGKPLIF; from the coding sequence ATGAAAAGAATCCTTATTCTTATTTGTTTTGTTTTTGGTACGGTTAGTATTTATGCCCAAAAGCAATGGACTTTAGAAGATTGTTTGCGTTATGCTCAAGACAATAACATTACGATTAAAAAGGCCTTTCTCAATACCGAAATTTCTAAGCAAAATCATTTTCAATCTAAAATGGCTTTATTGCCTAACTTGAATGGTAGTCTTTCTGATAACACCAATTTTGGACGTAACATAGACCCTGTAACTAATCAAATTACTATTGATAGAGTACGCAATAATAATTTTAGTTTGAGTTCCTCAGTAACACTTTTCAATGGTTTTCAGAGCATCAACAACATCAGAAAAAATAATTTTGATTATTTGTCATCGAAATACGATGCTGAAAAAATAGCTAACGATATATCGGTCAATATTGTTACCGCCTATTTGCAATTGCTATACAATTCGGACTTGGTAGAAGTGAGTCAGCAGAAAGTTGATGTTTCAGAATTACAGGTAGAACGTATTTCTAAGATGGTAGAAGTGGGGAGTTTACCTCAAGGCGATTTGCTCAATACCGAATCTCAAAAAGCCCAAGAAGAATTGCAACTCATCAATGCTCAAAATCAAAGGGATATCGCTAAATTGAATTTAATGCAGTTATTGGATTTGTCGGTTTCCGAATCCTTTGATATAGTTCAGTTGGAGGTTGAGGTCGATGAAAATTACAGCACAGTTGACAATCAAGCGGTATATAATCTAGCTTTAGAAAATTTGCCAGATGTAAAAAGCGCCGAGTCCAAGCTCAAAAGCTCAGAGCGTTCTTTAGCCATATCACAAGGAGCTAGGAGTCCACGTTTGAGCCTATCGGCTAGTTTAGGGACTTTGTATTCTGATGCTAATAGACGCTTAGTTTACGATTCTTTAGGAGCGATACCAACTTATCAAGACTATCCTTTTGAAGACCAATTTAACGACAACGTGAGTCAAGCGATCAGTTTGAGTTTGAGTATTCCCATTTTTAATAATTGGCAAGCCAACGCATCTATTAGCCGAGCAAAGATAGGAGTCTTACAAGCTCAATACAGTTTGCAAGAGGCTAAAAACAATTTGAGAAAAACCATAGAACAAGCCCAGAACGATGCTCGTTCAGCACAAAAGAAATATATAGCGAGTAAAAAGGCCGTTGCATATCAAGAAGAATCTTTCCAATATACGCAGAACAAGTACGACTTGCAGTTGGTCAATTCTTACGATTATAACAACGCAAAAAACACACTTTTTAAGGCTGAAACCGATTTGTTGCAGTCCAAATACGATTACCTATTTAAAACCAAGATGTTGGATTTTTATATGGGCAAACCCCTTATATTTTAA